The following are encoded together in the Phragmites australis chromosome 19, lpPhrAust1.1, whole genome shotgun sequence genome:
- the LOC133900918 gene encoding uncharacterized protein LOC133900918 isoform X2, whose protein sequence is MCGRARCTLSPAQAARAFGFPTTTTTASPAGGGGCGDAPAVPTLHLDRFRPSYNVSPGVCLPVGTVRARPAGGDGAGGAEGEGPVIQCMKWGLVPSFTGKTEKPDHFRMFNARSESVKEKSSFQRLIPKNRCLVAVEGFYEWKKDGSKKQPYYIHFQDNRPLVFAALYDTWKNSEGESIRTFTILTTRASTSLKWLHDRMPVILGDKDSVNAWLCDASVKLEEITAPYEGADLVWYPVTSAVGKTSFDGPECIKEVHMGPSEKPISNFFTKKSTAHDQSGKSEKTSQEFAETHATRTAKVESEESVENQSEEIKQQDVEKQNTCVPVMDEPVKLELQFLEKPRSIKHEHVISTNATIVKQDAFGTKRKIEDTEVNAEIKIENSGRSPSRPMKKEKGPKAASDGQLTLKGELG, encoded by the exons ATGTGCGGCAGGGCCCGGTGCACCCTCAGTCCGGCCCAGGCCGCTAGGGCCTTCGGcttccccaccaccaccaccaccgcatccccggccggcggcggcggctgtggAGACGCCCCCGCCGTGCCGACTCTCCATCTGGACCG GTTCCGGCCGTCGTACAACGTGTCCCCGGGGGTGTGCTTGCCAGTGGGCACTGTGCGGGCGCGGCCGGCGGGAGGCGACGGGGCGGGAGGCGCGGAAGGGGAAGGGCCGGTGATCCAGTGCATGAAGTGGGGGCTGGTGCCCAGCTTCACCGGCAAAACCGAGAAGCCCGACCATTTCAGGATG TTCAACGCCAGATCAGAGTCTGTAAAAGAAAAGTCTTCATTTCAGCGACTAATCCCAAAGAATAGGTGCCTTGTTGCAGTAGAAGG GTTCTATGAGTGGAAAAAGGATGGATCAAAAAAGCAGCCATACTACATACATTTTCAGGATAATAGGCCTCTTGTCTTTGCAGCCCTCTATGACACTTGGAAAAATTCAGAAG GAGAGAGCATCCGTACATTTACTATTTTGACTACCCGTGCCTCGACTTCTCTAAAATGGCTTCATG ATAGAATGCCTGTGATATTAGGCGACAAGGACTCTGTTAATGCTTGGTTATGTGATGCTTCCGTAAAGCTTGAAGAAATTACTGCACCCTATGAAGGAGCTGATCTA GTTTGGTATCCAGTGACATCTGCAGTGGGTAAAACATCTTTTGATGGTCCTGAGTGCATTAAAGAG GTACATATGGGACCTAGTGAAAAgcctatttcaaattttttcaCCAAGAAATCTACTGCTCATGATCAATCAGGGAAGTCTGAGAAAACATCTCAGGAGTTTGCTGAAACACATGCTACAAGAACAGCAAAAGTGGAATCTGAGGAATCAGTAGAAAATCAATCAGAGGAAATCAAGCAACAAGATGTAGAGAAGCAAAACACTTGTGTTCCAGTTATGGACGAACCTGTCAAATTGGAACttcaatttcttgaaaagcctCGGAGCATTAAACATGAACATGTGATATCAACAAATGCTACTATTGTGAAACAAGATGCTTTTGGCACCAAGAGAAAGATTGAGGACACTGAAGTTAATGCAGAGATAAAGATAGAGAATAGTGGCCGGTCGCCCTCTCGGCCTATGAAGAAGGAAAAAGGTCCAAAAGCTGCTTCAGATGGACAG CTGACACTGAAGGGGGAGCTTGGATGA
- the LOC133900918 gene encoding uncharacterized protein LOC133900918 isoform X1, translating to MCGRARCTLSPAQAARAFGFPTTTTTASPAGGGGCGDAPAVPTLHLDRFRPSYNVSPGVCLPVGTVRARPAGGDGAGGAEGEGPVIQCMKWGLVPSFTGKTEKPDHFRMFNARSESVKEKSSFQRLIPKNRCLVAVEGFYEWKKDGSKKQPYYIHFQDNRPLVFAALYDTWKNSEGESIRTFTILTTRASTSLKWLHDRMPVILGDKDSVNAWLCDASVKLEEITAPYEGADLVWYPVTSAVGKTSFDGPECIKEVHMGPSEKPISNFFTKKSTAHDQSGKSEKTSQEFAETHATRTAKVESEESVENQSEEIKQQDVEKQNTCVPVMDEPVKLELQFLEKPRSIKHEHVISTNATIVKQDAFGTKRKIEDTEVNAEIKIENSGRSPSRPMKKEKGPKAASDGQVSLLSYFARK from the exons ATGTGCGGCAGGGCCCGGTGCACCCTCAGTCCGGCCCAGGCCGCTAGGGCCTTCGGcttccccaccaccaccaccaccgcatccccggccggcggcggcggctgtggAGACGCCCCCGCCGTGCCGACTCTCCATCTGGACCG GTTCCGGCCGTCGTACAACGTGTCCCCGGGGGTGTGCTTGCCAGTGGGCACTGTGCGGGCGCGGCCGGCGGGAGGCGACGGGGCGGGAGGCGCGGAAGGGGAAGGGCCGGTGATCCAGTGCATGAAGTGGGGGCTGGTGCCCAGCTTCACCGGCAAAACCGAGAAGCCCGACCATTTCAGGATG TTCAACGCCAGATCAGAGTCTGTAAAAGAAAAGTCTTCATTTCAGCGACTAATCCCAAAGAATAGGTGCCTTGTTGCAGTAGAAGG GTTCTATGAGTGGAAAAAGGATGGATCAAAAAAGCAGCCATACTACATACATTTTCAGGATAATAGGCCTCTTGTCTTTGCAGCCCTCTATGACACTTGGAAAAATTCAGAAG GAGAGAGCATCCGTACATTTACTATTTTGACTACCCGTGCCTCGACTTCTCTAAAATGGCTTCATG ATAGAATGCCTGTGATATTAGGCGACAAGGACTCTGTTAATGCTTGGTTATGTGATGCTTCCGTAAAGCTTGAAGAAATTACTGCACCCTATGAAGGAGCTGATCTA GTTTGGTATCCAGTGACATCTGCAGTGGGTAAAACATCTTTTGATGGTCCTGAGTGCATTAAAGAG GTACATATGGGACCTAGTGAAAAgcctatttcaaattttttcaCCAAGAAATCTACTGCTCATGATCAATCAGGGAAGTCTGAGAAAACATCTCAGGAGTTTGCTGAAACACATGCTACAAGAACAGCAAAAGTGGAATCTGAGGAATCAGTAGAAAATCAATCAGAGGAAATCAAGCAACAAGATGTAGAGAAGCAAAACACTTGTGTTCCAGTTATGGACGAACCTGTCAAATTGGAACttcaatttcttgaaaagcctCGGAGCATTAAACATGAACATGTGATATCAACAAATGCTACTATTGTGAAACAAGATGCTTTTGGCACCAAGAGAAAGATTGAGGACACTGAAGTTAATGCAGAGATAAAGATAGAGAATAGTGGCCGGTCGCCCTCTCGGCCTATGAAGAAGGAAAAAGGTCCAAAAGCTGCTTCAGATGGACAGGTATCGCTGCTTTCATATTTTGCAAGGAAGTAA
- the LOC133900918 gene encoding uncharacterized protein LOC133900918 isoform X3, with protein sequence MCGRARCTLSPAQAARAFGFPTTTTTASPAGGGGCGDAPAVPTLHLDRFRPSYNVSPGVCLPVGTVRARPAGGDGAGGAEGEGPVIQCMKWGLVPSFTGKTEKPDHFRMFNARSESVKEKSSFQRLIPKNRCLVAVEGFYEWKKDGSKKQPYYIHFQDNRPLVFAALYDTWKNSEGESIRTFTILTTRASTSLKWLHDRMPVILGDKDSVNAWLCDASVKLEEITAPYEGADLVWYPVTSAVGKTSFDGPECIKELSWHHLGVQSAGEGRQGHSLNLPDLGDLGGATRPSCRLESGEFRRHDRWRSCKLQIQSTAGRFHCCRPLPLDPPP encoded by the exons ATGTGCGGCAGGGCCCGGTGCACCCTCAGTCCGGCCCAGGCCGCTAGGGCCTTCGGcttccccaccaccaccaccaccgcatccccggccggcggcggcggctgtggAGACGCCCCCGCCGTGCCGACTCTCCATCTGGACCG GTTCCGGCCGTCGTACAACGTGTCCCCGGGGGTGTGCTTGCCAGTGGGCACTGTGCGGGCGCGGCCGGCGGGAGGCGACGGGGCGGGAGGCGCGGAAGGGGAAGGGCCGGTGATCCAGTGCATGAAGTGGGGGCTGGTGCCCAGCTTCACCGGCAAAACCGAGAAGCCCGACCATTTCAGGATG TTCAACGCCAGATCAGAGTCTGTAAAAGAAAAGTCTTCATTTCAGCGACTAATCCCAAAGAATAGGTGCCTTGTTGCAGTAGAAGG GTTCTATGAGTGGAAAAAGGATGGATCAAAAAAGCAGCCATACTACATACATTTTCAGGATAATAGGCCTCTTGTCTTTGCAGCCCTCTATGACACTTGGAAAAATTCAGAAG GAGAGAGCATCCGTACATTTACTATTTTGACTACCCGTGCCTCGACTTCTCTAAAATGGCTTCATG ATAGAATGCCTGTGATATTAGGCGACAAGGACTCTGTTAATGCTTGGTTATGTGATGCTTCCGTAAAGCTTGAAGAAATTACTGCACCCTATGAAGGAGCTGATCTA GTTTGGTATCCAGTGACATCTGCAGTGGGTAAAACATCTTTTGATGGTCCTGAGTGCATTAAAGAG TTGTCATGGCATCACCTAGGCGTCCAGTCGGCTGGAGAAGGACGCCAGGGGCATTCACTTAATCTGCCGGACTTAGGCGATCTTGGGGGCGCGACCAGACCCAGCTGCCGCCTGGAATCGGGAGAGTTCAGGAGGCACGACCGTTGGAGGAGTTGCAAACTGCAAATCCAATCCACTGCCGGTCGATTTCACTGCTGCCGCCCTCTCCCGCTTGATCCTCCTCCATAG